Within candidate division KSB1 bacterium, the genomic segment GCTGCTTTGTGGGCTTCGGCTTCATCCCATTTGCTCTTCCATTCCGCGGCTTTGGCATTCAACGCCTCGACTTTTTTGCTGCGCTCTTTATATTCGCGGCTTTCCTTGCCTTGGTGATATTCAGCTTCTTTAAAAAGATAATATTCGGCGTCGGCCTCGCTTTTGAGGAAGCGATATTGCTGCCGCGTTGTGGCGGCTTCCAGCTCGGCCCGGGCGGAATCAGCCAGCGCCTGGCGATACTCCGCGCCGGTTAATTGCGCCTTCGCTTCGGCGAGTTGCGCCTCGAGCTGTTTGTAGGTCTCCGCCTGTTCGGTGTTGAACTTTTCCTCGGCCGCGGCCAGTTTATGCCGCAACTCGGCGATTTCCATTTTATTGAACTCACGCTGCTCTTCCTGCCAGGGCGCGCGCAGGCGGATCATGTCAAACACCGCCCAAAAGGTGGTCAAGGCCAAAAGCGCGCTTAAGAAAAAATAGATGTGGCTATAATTGCGTTCTTCCAGAGGAATTTCGGATCGTTTTGGCACGTTTGGTCTCCTTAAATTGTAAATTTTAAATTGAAAATTTTCAATTTTAAAATTTACAATGTGTGTCTCACACGTTGAACCAGGGCGTAACCCAGATGTATTTAATGTTGAAAAAGATGCGCAAAATCATCTTGATCGGCAGCGCCATCATCGTCAAAAACAAAAACGCCGTGACCCCATAGCGGGCGACGCCGAGCTGTTTGATGAAATCGCTGTCTTTTTTCCAAAAGTAGTAGACAACGGCCAGACTAAAATAAGCGCCAACGACAACGGCGCCAAAAATGCCGGCGCCGAGCTTCGAGCGAATGCCGAACCATTCGTGCAAATCGACGTTGACCATCGCGACGACTTTGTGCTGATCCCACAATTCCCACGGCGCAAAAAAATTCCACCCCGGGCCGCGCAGAAACGTGCCGAGAATGATGAGCGACAGCCACAACACCAAAAAGCCGAACAAGAAAATCGTGATCGCAAACTTGCGCTCTTTGAATGTGTAATAGCCGTTGCCTTTGGGATTTTTGTCGATGTAAGGAATGGCCATCAGGCCGACGATGATGATCGTCGGCAAAACCACGCCGGCAATCCACGGATCGAAATACACCAGCATTTCCTGCAGGCCGAGAAAATACCACGGAGCTTTGGAGGGATTGGGCGTGCGGCTGGGGTTGGCCGGCTCTTCCAAGGGCGCATCGAGAACGATCGACCACACCGTCAACACCACCATCACGGCGATGGAGCAGAGAAACTCGTTGCGGGTGAGATAAGGCCACACGTGAATCTTCTCCTGGCCTTCGGCGCGGATTTTTTCCCATTCACCGGCGGCCAGAC encodes:
- a CDS encoding cytochrome C, whose product is MENLKNILSNPDNIPIVGLIFIMIFFVWLWWREASRTDKRLAAGEWEKIRAEGQEKIHVWPYLTRNEFLCSIAVMVVLTVWSIVLDAPLEEPANPSRTPNPSKAPWYFLGLQEMLVYFDPWIAGVVLPTIIIVGLMAIPYIDKNPKGNGYYTFKERKFAITIFLFGFLVLWLSLIILGTFLRGPGWNFFAPWELWDQHKVVAMVNVDLHEWFGIRSKLGAGIFGAVVVGAYFSLAVVYYFWKKDSDFIKQLGVARYGVTAFLFLTMMALPIKMILRIFFNIKYIWVTPWFNV